One window of the Anaeromyxobacter dehalogenans 2CP-C genome contains the following:
- a CDS encoding CheR family methyltransferase, giving the protein MTAGAASPADLAAVAGALAAETGLSLASGLGDALRAAMERAAEDRGTTPARLAAAVVAGDAGALAALVEQATVRETSFWRHPEQLAALARRAADGAAPLRLWSAGCASGEEAYGLAMLLRDAGRDAAAGDRVLATDVSAGALEAARRARYGPRALRRLPPALAARWLLPAGPDGARAVHPEVRAGVELRHHNLVRDPLPGPAFDAVVCRNVLIYFDPAVAAAALRTLLSAVRPGGWLVLGPVELPLAADLPVEWVEDGGATLLRRPG; this is encoded by the coding sequence GTGACCGCGGGCGCGGCCTCGCCGGCGGACCTCGCCGCGGTGGCCGGCGCGCTCGCCGCGGAGACGGGGCTCTCGCTGGCGAGCGGCCTGGGCGACGCGCTGCGGGCGGCGATGGAGCGCGCCGCGGAAGACCGGGGCACGACGCCGGCGCGGCTCGCGGCGGCGGTCGTGGCGGGCGACGCCGGGGCGCTCGCGGCGCTGGTGGAGCAGGCCACGGTGCGCGAGACCTCGTTCTGGCGCCACCCCGAGCAACTCGCCGCGCTGGCGCGGCGCGCCGCGGACGGCGCGGCGCCGCTCCGCCTGTGGTCGGCGGGCTGCGCGAGCGGCGAGGAGGCCTACGGGCTCGCCATGCTGCTGCGCGACGCCGGCCGGGACGCGGCCGCTGGCGATCGCGTCCTCGCGACCGACGTCTCCGCCGGCGCGCTCGAGGCGGCGCGGCGCGCGCGCTACGGCCCGCGGGCGCTGCGGCGCCTCCCGCCGGCGCTGGCGGCGCGCTGGCTCCTGCCGGCGGGCCCGGACGGCGCGCGGGCGGTGCACCCGGAGGTGCGCGCGGGCGTCGAGCTCCGCCACCACAACCTCGTCCGCGACCCGCTCCCCGGGCCCGCGTTCGACGCGGTGGTGTGCCGCAACGTCCTCATCTACTTCGACCCGGCGGTCGCGGCCGCGGCGCTGCGCACGCTGCTCTCGGCGGTGCGCCCGGGGGGATGGCTGGTGCTGGGCCCGGTGGAGCTGCCGCTCGCGGCGGACCTCCCCGTCGAATGGGTGGAGGACGGCGGGGCGACGCTGCTGCGGCGCCCGGGCTGA
- a CDS encoding TatD family hydrolase encodes MFDAFLHAGALGAREVADLRFFGIEGALVASGDGGGTATPAAIRRAWEQVAAAARRLRRGGLAAWAALGIHPRRIPSRGLEALLAELPDALGRPEVAALGAVGLAEGGALEERVLARQLELARELRRPVIAAVPLRGRERLTRRLLAALRESELEPARVLVAGADERTVKAIRACGHLAGLSLSGGAGPRGAVDAAVRLVASLGPEGIVLGSDAGVGGGDLLALARAADRMAKAGLAPAVIRRVCGANAIRFLGVDPAGLRGRASSARSARPSSR; translated from the coding sequence GTGTTCGACGCCTTCCTCCACGCCGGCGCGCTCGGGGCGCGCGAGGTCGCCGACCTCCGCTTCTTCGGGATCGAGGGGGCGCTGGTGGCGTCCGGCGACGGGGGGGGCACGGCGACGCCCGCGGCCATCCGCCGCGCCTGGGAGCAGGTCGCCGCCGCCGCGCGGCGGCTGCGCCGCGGCGGCCTCGCCGCCTGGGCCGCCCTCGGCATCCACCCGCGCCGGATCCCGTCGCGCGGCCTGGAGGCGCTGCTCGCGGAGCTGCCGGACGCGCTGGGCCGCCCGGAGGTGGCGGCGCTCGGCGCGGTGGGGCTGGCCGAGGGCGGCGCGCTGGAGGAGCGGGTGCTGGCGCGCCAGCTCGAGCTGGCGCGGGAGCTGCGGCGGCCGGTGATCGCGGCGGTCCCGCTGCGCGGGCGCGAGCGCCTCACCCGGCGGCTGCTCGCGGCGCTGCGCGAGTCGGAGCTGGAGCCGGCCCGGGTGCTGGTCGCGGGCGCCGATGAACGGACCGTGAAGGCGATCCGCGCCTGCGGCCACCTGGCGGGCCTGTCGCTGTCCGGCGGGGCCGGGCCGCGCGGCGCGGTGGACGCGGCGGTGCGGCTGGTGGCGTCGCTGGGGCCGGAGGGGATCGTCCTCGGCTCCGACGCCGGGGTCGGGGGAGGGGACCTGCTGGCGCTGGCGCGGGCGGCCGACCGGATGGCGAAGGCCGGGCTCGCGCCCGCCGTCATCCGCCGCGTGTGCGGCGCGAACGCGATCCGCTTCCTCGGCGTCGATCCGGCGGGGCTGCGGGGCCGCGCGTCCAGTGCCCGCTCCGCCCGCCCTTCTTCTCGATGA
- the moaC gene encoding cyclic pyranopterin monophosphate synthase MoaC, whose amino-acid sequence MKMIDVGAKPKTERVAVARGFVAMSADTVGRIRAGEVEKGDVLAAARLAGVMAAKKTPDLVPLCHPIALSAVDVSAVPGPGGVAVEATVRTVDRTGVEMEALAAVSAACLTIYDMLKRYEKGMSITAIELIEKKGGRSGHWTRGPAAPPDRRRGSGSRSRRTRGG is encoded by the coding sequence ATGAAGATGATCGACGTCGGCGCGAAGCCGAAGACCGAGCGCGTGGCGGTGGCGCGCGGCTTCGTGGCCATGTCCGCCGACACGGTGGGCCGGATCCGCGCGGGCGAGGTGGAGAAGGGCGACGTGCTCGCCGCCGCGCGGCTGGCCGGCGTCATGGCCGCGAAGAAGACGCCGGACCTGGTGCCGCTCTGCCACCCCATCGCGCTCTCCGCCGTGGACGTGAGCGCGGTGCCGGGCCCGGGCGGCGTGGCGGTCGAGGCGACCGTGCGCACGGTGGACCGGACCGGCGTCGAGATGGAGGCGCTCGCCGCGGTCTCCGCGGCCTGCCTGACCATCTACGACATGCTGAAGCGGTACGAGAAGGGCATGTCGATCACCGCGATCGAGCTCATCGAGAAGAAGGGCGGGCGGAGCGGGCACTGGACGCGCGGCCCCGCAGCCCCGCCGGATCGACGCCGAGGAAGCGGATCGCGTTCGCGCCGCACACGCGGCGGATGA
- a CDS encoding chemotaxis protein CheW: MPTDLPTASARAALTAEVRRLSGALRDAQRALAALGGAWLPGLHLVLETAGRRALLPSAQVAEVVRMVALAPLPGAPAHVLGTFSWRGVPVVVADLAAAAGARADLDLDARVVILAGAPALGLAVERVAGTVDGPSLYEGDPAEAAPEGWRGSPLLAGLCVDGGEVLPLLDPSPLRAALAAP, translated from the coding sequence ATGCCGACCGACCTCCCCACCGCCTCCGCGCGCGCGGCGCTCACCGCCGAGGTCCGCCGGCTCTCCGGCGCCCTCCGCGACGCGCAGCGGGCGCTCGCGGCGCTCGGCGGCGCCTGGCTCCCGGGGCTGCACCTCGTGCTCGAGACCGCCGGCCGCCGCGCCCTCCTGCCGTCCGCGCAGGTGGCCGAGGTGGTCCGCATGGTCGCGCTCGCCCCGCTGCCGGGCGCGCCGGCCCACGTGCTCGGGACGTTCTCCTGGCGCGGGGTCCCGGTCGTCGTCGCGGACCTCGCCGCCGCCGCGGGCGCGCGCGCGGACCTCGACCTCGACGCGCGCGTGGTGATCCTCGCGGGCGCGCCGGCGCTGGGGCTCGCGGTGGAGCGCGTGGCGGGCACGGTGGACGGCCCGTCGCTGTACGAGGGCGATCCGGCCGAGGCGGCGCCGGAGGGCTGGCGCGGCTCGCCGCTCCTCGCCGGCCTGTGCGTGGACGGCGGCGAGGTCCTCCCGCTCCTCGACCCGTCGCCGCTGCGCGCCGCGCTGGCGGCGCCGTGA
- the ispG gene encoding flavodoxin-dependent (E)-4-hydroxy-3-methylbut-2-enyl-diphosphate synthase, with protein MGAYGKGEGAALGERRKTRQIRVGNVPIGGDAPIAVQSMTTTQTADAAATLAQIRALAEAGADVVRLAVPDQDAAAALPEIVKATPVPLVADIHFDYRLALAALKAGMHGIRLNPGNIGARERVREVVKAARERMVPVRIGVNAGSLEKDIVEKHGWPTAAGMVESAERHIRFLEDEGYREIKVSLKAHDVAMTVQANRLFSRQFDYPLHLGVTEAGTLLAGTVKSAAGLGILLGEGIGDTIRISLTADPVEEVRVARMLLTSLGLKFGGATLTSCPTCGRCSVDMIPVAERVERRLATLKGEVQVAVMGCEVNGPGEAAAADVGIAYGHNGVGLLFRDGKIVKRMKAEELEEALVAEAIQISGQRAPK; from the coding sequence GTGGGCGCATACGGGAAGGGTGAGGGCGCGGCGCTGGGCGAGCGCCGGAAGACCCGGCAGATCCGGGTCGGCAACGTGCCGATCGGCGGCGACGCCCCCATCGCCGTGCAGTCGATGACCACGACCCAGACCGCCGACGCCGCGGCCACGCTGGCGCAGATCCGCGCGCTGGCCGAGGCCGGGGCCGACGTGGTGCGCCTGGCCGTGCCCGACCAGGACGCCGCCGCCGCGCTGCCGGAGATCGTGAAGGCCACCCCGGTGCCGCTGGTGGCCGACATCCACTTCGACTACCGGCTGGCGCTCGCCGCGCTGAAGGCGGGGATGCACGGCATCCGCCTCAACCCCGGCAACATCGGCGCGCGCGAGCGGGTCCGCGAGGTGGTGAAGGCCGCCCGCGAGCGCATGGTGCCGGTGCGCATCGGCGTGAACGCCGGCTCGCTCGAGAAGGACATCGTCGAGAAGCACGGCTGGCCCACCGCCGCCGGCATGGTGGAGAGCGCCGAGCGCCACATCCGCTTCCTCGAGGACGAGGGCTACCGCGAGATCAAGGTGTCGCTGAAGGCGCACGACGTCGCCATGACCGTGCAGGCGAACCGGCTCTTCTCCCGCCAGTTCGACTACCCGCTCCACCTCGGCGTCACCGAGGCCGGCACGCTGCTCGCCGGCACCGTCAAGAGCGCCGCGGGCCTGGGCATCCTGCTCGGCGAGGGGATCGGCGACACCATCCGCATCTCCCTCACCGCCGATCCGGTCGAGGAGGTGCGGGTGGCGCGCATGCTGCTCACCTCCCTCGGCCTGAAGTTCGGCGGGGCCACGCTCACCTCCTGCCCGACCTGCGGCCGGTGCTCGGTGGACATGATCCCGGTGGCCGAGCGCGTCGAGCGCCGCCTCGCCACGCTCAAGGGCGAGGTGCAGGTGGCGGTGATGGGCTGCGAGGTGAACGGACCCGGCGAGGCGGCCGCCGCCGACGTCGGGATCGCCTACGGCCACAACGGCGTGGGGCTGCTGTTCCGCGACGGCAAGATCGTGAAGCGCATGAAGGCCGAGGAGCTGGAGGAGGCGCTGGTGGCCGAGGCCATCCAGATCTCCGGCCAGCGCGCGCCGAAGTAG
- a CDS encoding c-type cytochrome, protein MPARTRHALLAAVVLGLGAALLSQLPAGTFGRRAPPPVETPELAAQGKRVLTQQCWHCHREIPLAPRVAGWDAPRAYEALGRLPQLNPAMPPFRGTDADRRALAAYLAALAAGRAP, encoded by the coding sequence ATGCCAGCGCGCACCCGCCATGCGCTCCTCGCCGCGGTGGTCCTGGGGCTGGGGGCGGCCCTCCTGTCGCAGCTCCCGGCCGGCACCTTCGGCCGGCGCGCGCCCCCGCCGGTGGAGACCCCGGAGCTCGCCGCCCAGGGCAAGCGCGTGCTCACCCAGCAGTGCTGGCACTGCCACCGGGAGATCCCGCTCGCCCCGCGGGTCGCGGGCTGGGACGCACCGCGCGCGTACGAGGCGCTGGGGCGCCTGCCGCAGCTGAACCCGGCCATGCCGCCGTTCCGCGGCACCGACGCCGACCGCCGCGCGCTCGCGGCCTACCTGGCCGCGCTCGCCGCCGGCCGCGCGCCGTGA
- a CDS encoding thioredoxin, with translation MRNVVLGALAVLAAACQSPRPAQPAQQKENPSAPVAKVGGQAITAGELDELVKSDLKQLEQQYEEQKYQLKRQGLESMIRRRVFEAKAKAEGITPDELVNRDVVAKIPEPADDEVRALYERAKAGGQQLPPIDQVKPDIARFIKNQKAQAELTAYYEKLKKDMNVEVLLPAYMPPKVEVAATGPSKGPADAPITIVEFSDYQCPFCVRAEPTMKDVMAAYPGKVRVVYRDFPLPSHDLAPKAAEAAHCAGDQGKYWEMHDRLFAANGKLAVDDLKGYAREVGVDGAKFDRCLESGEKAPVVQEHHKAGEAAGVSGTPAFFINGRLISGAQPLEAFKAVIDQELKAAGKL, from the coding sequence ATGCGCAACGTCGTCCTCGGCGCGCTCGCCGTCCTCGCGGCCGCCTGCCAGTCCCCCCGCCCGGCCCAGCCGGCGCAGCAGAAGGAGAACCCGTCGGCGCCGGTCGCGAAGGTCGGCGGCCAGGCCATCACCGCGGGCGAGCTGGACGAGCTCGTGAAGAGCGACCTGAAGCAGCTCGAGCAGCAGTACGAGGAGCAGAAGTACCAGCTGAAGCGGCAGGGCCTCGAGTCGATGATCCGCCGCCGCGTGTTCGAGGCGAAGGCCAAGGCCGAGGGCATCACGCCGGACGAGCTGGTGAACCGCGACGTGGTCGCGAAGATCCCCGAGCCCGCCGACGACGAGGTCCGCGCCCTGTACGAGCGGGCCAAGGCCGGCGGCCAGCAGCTCCCGCCCATCGACCAGGTGAAGCCGGACATCGCCCGGTTCATCAAGAACCAGAAGGCCCAGGCCGAGCTGACGGCGTACTACGAGAAGCTGAAGAAGGACATGAACGTCGAGGTGCTGCTGCCCGCGTACATGCCGCCCAAGGTCGAGGTCGCGGCGACTGGCCCGTCGAAGGGCCCGGCCGACGCGCCCATCACCATCGTCGAGTTCTCCGACTACCAGTGCCCGTTCTGCGTGCGCGCCGAGCCGACCATGAAGGACGTGATGGCCGCGTACCCGGGCAAGGTCCGGGTGGTCTACCGCGACTTCCCGCTGCCCTCGCACGACCTGGCGCCCAAGGCGGCCGAGGCGGCGCACTGCGCCGGCGACCAGGGCAAGTACTGGGAGATGCACGACCGGCTGTTCGCGGCGAACGGGAAGCTCGCCGTGGACGACCTGAAGGGCTACGCCCGCGAGGTCGGCGTGGACGGCGCGAAGTTCGACCGCTGCCTCGAGTCCGGCGAGAAGGCCCCGGTGGTGCAGGAGCACCACAAGGCCGGCGAGGCGGCCGGCGTGAGCGGGACCCCGGCGTTCTTCATCAACGGCCGGCTCATCTCGGGCGCGCAGCCGCTGGAGGCCTTCAAGGCCGTCATCGACCAGGAGCTGAAGGCGGCGGGCAAGCTGTAG
- the trxB gene encoding thioredoxin-disulfide reductase — MSKHERLVIVGSGPAGYTAALYAARANLRPLLFEGMQPGGQLTITSEVENFPGFPEGILGPELMEKMKKQAERFGTRFEASEITRVDFSQRPFKLWQDDTLYTADAVIIATGASAKWLQIPSEKQYQGRGVSACATCDGFFFRGVEVAVVGGGDTALEEASFLTKYASKVHVVHRRGELRASKIMQDRARKNPKIELALNAVVDEILGDGKAVTGVRLKDTRDGSTRELPLKGVFMGIGHEPNTGIFKGQLEMNEVGYLAVKAPSTATSVAGVFAAGDVSDPHYRQAISAAGTGCSAAIDAERWLGEHVTESWN, encoded by the coding sequence ATGTCCAAGCACGAGCGGCTCGTCATCGTCGGCAGCGGCCCCGCGGGCTACACCGCCGCGCTCTACGCCGCGCGCGCCAACCTCCGGCCGCTGCTGTTCGAGGGCATGCAGCCGGGCGGGCAGCTGACCATCACCAGCGAGGTGGAGAACTTCCCCGGCTTCCCCGAGGGCATCCTCGGGCCGGAGCTGATGGAGAAGATGAAGAAGCAGGCCGAGCGCTTCGGCACGCGCTTCGAGGCGAGCGAGATCACCCGGGTGGACTTCTCGCAGCGCCCGTTCAAGCTCTGGCAGGACGACACGCTCTACACCGCCGACGCGGTGATCATCGCCACCGGCGCGTCCGCCAAGTGGCTGCAGATCCCGTCGGAGAAGCAGTACCAGGGGCGCGGCGTGTCGGCCTGCGCCACCTGCGACGGCTTCTTCTTCCGCGGCGTGGAGGTCGCGGTGGTGGGCGGCGGCGACACGGCGCTGGAGGAGGCGAGCTTCCTCACCAAGTACGCGAGCAAGGTGCACGTGGTGCACCGCCGCGGCGAGCTGCGCGCCTCGAAGATCATGCAGGACCGCGCCCGCAAGAACCCGAAGATCGAGCTCGCGCTGAACGCGGTGGTGGACGAGATCCTCGGCGACGGGAAGGCGGTCACCGGCGTCCGGCTCAAGGACACCCGCGACGGCTCGACCCGCGAGCTGCCGCTGAAGGGCGTGTTCATGGGCATCGGTCACGAGCCCAACACCGGCATCTTCAAGGGCCAGCTCGAGATGAACGAGGTCGGTTACCTCGCCGTGAAGGCGCCGTCCACCGCCACCAGCGTGGCGGGCGTGTTCGCGGCGGGCGACGTCTCGGACCCGCACTACCGGCAGGCGATCAGCGCGGCCGGCACCGGCTGCTCCGCGGCGATCGACGCGGAGCGCTGGCTGGGCGAGCACGTCACCGAGAGCTGGAACTAG